The following proteins come from a genomic window of Trifolium pratense cultivar HEN17-A07 linkage group LG4, ARS_RC_1.1, whole genome shotgun sequence:
- the LOC123922404 gene encoding putative pectinesterase 10 — translation MKLLLLPMMFPLILLICLFYVGKAIDCGGNRIANTIVVNQRGQGAFQTIQAAIDSIKRQNNQWILLQINPGIYKEKVHIPIEKPCIILKGSGSKTTIIAYNDSANNVGTSDSATFISSPPNVIVSGISFKNTHGPNGPAVAANFYGDKSAIFECSFFGYQDTLLLSSGRSYFKNCFIQGEVDFIFGSGQSYFENCVINAVQGKSRPIGFVTAQLREKPNDPNGFVFKGGSIIGIGRVNLGRPWAPYSRVIFLETYFSSVVTPGGWDLWHVRRDQEQNIVFAEVNCKGPGANTKNRVNWEKKPNEINLNEYTLSSFINNDGWLANIPSI, via the exons ATGAAGTTGCTTTTACTACCAATGATGTTCCCTCTAATACtgttgatttgtttgttttatgttgGTAAAGCAATAGATTGTGGTGGCAATCGAATTGCAAATACTATTGTTGTTAACCAACGAGGTCAAGGAGCATTTCAAACAATTCAAGCAGCCATTGATTCTATAAAGCGCCAAAATAATCAATGGATTTTGCTTCAAATAAATCCTGGCATATATAA GGAAAAAGTTCATATTCCTATTGAAAAGCCATGCATTATTTTAAAAGGATCGGGTAGCAAAACAACCATTATTGCTTACAATGATTCGGCTAATAATGTTGGCACATCTGATAGCGCTACATTCATTTCATCTCCACCTAACGTGATTGTGAGTGGAATTTCATTCAAG AATACACATGGACCTAACGGACCTGCAGTAGCAGCTAATTTTTATGGTGATAAATCAGCCATATTTGAATGTAGTTTCTTTGGTTACCAAGATACATTGCTCCTATCATCTGGACGCTCTTACTTTAAAAATTGCTTTATTCAAGGTGAAGTGGACTTTATTTTTGGTTCGGGTCAATCTTATTTTGAG AATTGTGTCATTAATGCTGTACAAGGGAAATCCAGACCAATAGGTTTTGTTACAGCACAACTTAGAGAAAAACCAAATGATCCAAACGGATTTGTTTTTAAAGGAGGGTCTATTATTGGAATTGGTCGAGTGAATCTTGGAAGGCCCTGGGCCCCTTACTCAAGAGTCATATTTTTGGAAACATATTTTTCATCCGTGGTAACTCCTGGAGGATGGGATCTTTGGCATGTGAGAAGAGACCAAGA GCAAAATATCGTCTTTGCAGAAGTTAATTGTAAAGGACCAGGGGCCAATACTAAGAACCGTGTCAACTGGGAAAAAAAGCCAAATGAAATAAACTTAAATGAATATACTTTATCATCTTTTATCAATAATGATGGATGGCTTGCCAATATACCATCAatataa